A portion of the Polaribacter cellanae genome contains these proteins:
- a CDS encoding BamA/TamA family outer membrane protein, with amino-acid sequence MRINHRKILFLVFDSIAKVMKKLSVYFLLVLILVACNSTKHVAKNEHMLTKNYIFVDSVKYKSSDLQKYILQKPNPRLLNLPLGLYFHNLGNHDKPKTPSEWGKENPKKYKFIKNVFSEKQSIAYANSLINLNNWFLSFDSPVIVNKNKVERTSDNLWAYYKTKGFFKSKVKAIIKRDSSQKKATVEYYITKGKPTLLDTIKFKIESPVLDSIYKASGITSLLKTGDQYNDKTFRKEAANVVKLYKNNGIYYFTESALGFYLDSMDSIKKNYKTNVDFLISRGRLEEKDGTYKNKDYKVQKIKEVVVRTDYSYTQKDEEYSDSITYKGIKFYGYNKIKYNPKYLAQSIFFKPGDIYKDTLRNLTRSHLKSLKNFKTTNLDFTSVGNTGDELRLDVFLSPKEKYTLGFDTELTHSNIREIGTSAKFSIIDRNAFRGAEILKLSFLGSYFRARNGPGYEIGADISLEIPRFVAPFGLNKLVPKAMSPKTRISIGASLQKNIGLDRQTITTGIDYKWNYTPKKTIQIEGFNLQYIANLNISQYFTIYGSEFDKIEVIKNNFFPNENLSAATAEKFVFKALTDSNFATNNPKEYLTLFNIANRYSIITSNFIIPTISYSYTYNSQTNFKDNNFSFFKFKITNSGNVVGLLSNKKDDSGAKTIAGTPIAQYFKTDIEYKKFWEVSDDSVIGFRSFFGLIIPYGKSDIPFSKSYFAGGSNDIRAWRSYDLGPGSFPNVFEFNTGSLKLLTSLEYRFNVVGDIKGALFLDAGNVWDISKSLYDFEDANFTGFSSLKDIALGSGFGIRYDLNFLVLRLDLGFKTYEPYLKENKWFENYNFRSAVYNIGINYPF; translated from the coding sequence ATGAGAATAAACCATAGAAAAATATTATTTTTGGTGTTCGATTCTATTGCTAAAGTAATGAAAAAACTGTCTGTTTACTTTTTACTTGTTTTAATTTTGGTTGCATGTAATTCTACAAAACATGTTGCCAAGAATGAGCATATGCTTACAAAAAATTATATTTTTGTTGATAGTGTTAAATACAAAAGTAGCGATTTACAAAAATACATTCTTCAAAAACCGAATCCGAGATTATTAAATTTACCATTAGGCTTATATTTTCATAATTTAGGAAACCACGATAAACCCAAAACACCCTCTGAATGGGGAAAAGAAAACCCGAAAAAGTATAAGTTTATTAAAAATGTTTTTTCAGAAAAACAAAGTATTGCTTATGCAAACTCTTTAATAAATTTAAATAATTGGTTTTTAAGTTTCGATAGTCCTGTAATTGTAAATAAAAATAAGGTAGAAAGAACTAGCGATAATTTATGGGCATATTATAAAACAAAAGGATTTTTTAAATCGAAAGTAAAAGCAATTATAAAGAGAGATTCTAGTCAAAAAAAAGCCACAGTAGAATATTATATTACAAAGGGAAAACCAACATTGTTAGATACTATTAAGTTTAAAATAGAATCTCCTGTTTTAGACTCTATTTATAAAGCTTCTGGTATTACATCTTTGTTGAAGACAGGAGACCAGTATAACGATAAGACCTTTAGAAAGGAAGCCGCGAACGTTGTTAAATTATATAAAAATAACGGAATTTATTATTTTACGGAATCTGCTTTGGGTTTTTATTTAGATTCTATGGACTCCATAAAAAAAAATTATAAAACCAATGTCGATTTTTTAATATCAAGAGGAAGACTTGAAGAGAAAGATGGTACATATAAGAATAAAGATTACAAGGTTCAAAAAATAAAAGAAGTTGTGGTAAGAACAGATTATTCTTACACTCAAAAAGACGAAGAATATTCAGATTCCATAACATATAAAGGAATTAAATTCTATGGATACAATAAAATAAAGTATAACCCTAAATATTTAGCACAATCTATTTTCTTTAAACCAGGAGATATCTATAAAGATACGCTTAGAAATTTAACAAGAAGCCACTTAAAATCTTTAAAGAATTTTAAAACCACAAATTTAGATTTTACTTCTGTAGGAAACACCGGCGACGAATTAAGGTTAGATGTATTTTTGTCGCCAAAAGAAAAATATACTTTAGGTTTCGATACAGAATTAACACACTCTAATATTCGAGAAATAGGAACTTCTGCCAAATTTTCTATTATCGACAGAAATGCATTTCGAGGAGCAGAAATTTTAAAACTTTCTTTCTTAGGCTCTTATTTTAGAGCAAGAAATGGGCCAGGTTACGAAATTGGTGCAGATATATCTTTAGAAATTCCAAGGTTTGTTGCTCCATTTGGTTTAAATAAACTCGTCCCTAAAGCAATGTCGCCCAAGACAAGAATTTCTATAGGAGCCAGTCTACAAAAAAATATAGGATTAGATAGGCAAACAATAACTACTGGAATCGATTATAAATGGAATTACACACCCAAAAAAACCATTCAAATAGAGGGTTTTAATTTACAATATATAGCAAATTTAAATATTAGTCAGTATTTTACTATTTATGGTTCCGAATTTGATAAAATAGAAGTTATTAAAAATAATTTCTTTCCAAATGAAAATTTATCAGCAGCAACTGCAGAAAAATTTGTATTTAAGGCTTTAACAGATAGTAATTTTGCAACCAATAATCCAAAAGAATACTTAACTTTATTTAATATTGCTAATAGATATAGTATTATTACCTCTAATTTTATCATTCCTACAATTTCTTATTCCTATACTTATAATTCTCAAACAAATTTTAAGGATAATAATTTTTCATTTTTTAAATTTAAGATAACAAATTCAGGAAACGTTGTTGGGCTTCTATCAAATAAAAAAGACGATTCTGGGGCAAAAACGATTGCAGGGACTCCAATTGCACAATATTTTAAAACAGATATAGAATATAAGAAATTTTGGGAAGTATCAGACGATTCTGTGATAGGTTTTAGGTCTTTTTTTGGTTTAATTATTCCTTATGGAAAATCAGACATACCTTTTTCAAAAAGTTATTTTGCTGGGGGTTCAAACGATATACGAGCATGGAGAAGTTACGATTTAGGTCCAGGTTCTTTTCCTAACGTGTTCGAATTTAATACAGGAAGTTTAAAGCTTTTAACCAGTTTAGAGTATCGATTTAATGTTGTTGGAGACATAAAAGGAGCATTATTTTTAGACGCAGGAAATGTTTGGGATATTTCCAAATCTTTATACGATTTTGAAGACGCAAATTTTACAGGTTTTTCTTCTTTAAAAGATATTGCTTTGGGTTCTGGTTTTGGAATACGATACGATTTAAACTTCTTAGTACTAAGACTAGATTTAGGTTTTAAAACCTACGAACCTTACTTAAAAGAGAATAAATGGTTCGAAAATTATAACTTTCGAAGTGCTGTTTATAATATTGGAATAAACTATCCATTTTAA
- a CDS encoding DUF3575 domain-containing protein, with product MKKTLLIFGLFVSSLGFAQQEVKLDVANALVIRSLELSYENYISAENSFGVSALFNLAKQDVDFRYNENTMITPFFRHYFTSEAQWNFFGEGFLGINSGKAEVEVNGNTQLQKYTDGALGVAIGTKYISDGGLVIDVYAGVGRNLFGTDSPILVPRVGVNVGWRF from the coding sequence ATGAAAAAAACACTTTTAATATTTGGTCTTTTCGTAAGTTCTTTGGGGTTTGCCCAACAAGAAGTAAAACTAGACGTTGCAAATGCATTGGTTATAAGAAGTTTAGAGCTTTCTTACGAAAATTACATTAGTGCAGAAAACTCTTTTGGGGTTTCTGCTCTTTTTAACTTAGCAAAGCAAGATGTAGATTTTAGGTACAATGAAAACACGATGATTACGCCATTTTTTCGTCATTATTTTACTTCGGAAGCGCAATGGAATTTCTTTGGAGAAGGTTTTTTAGGGATAAATTCTGGAAAAGCGGAAGTTGAAGTTAATGGAAATACCCAATTACAGAAATATACAGATGGTGCTTTAGGAGTCGCAATAGGAACCAAATACATTTCTGATGGTGGTTTGGTAATAGATGTTTATGCTGGTGTTGGTAGAAATCTTTTTGGAACAGATTCTCCAATATTGGTACCTAGAGTAGGTGTAAATGTAGGTTGGCGATTTTAA
- a CDS encoding DEAD/DEAH box helicase — MTFEDLDLSKQLHYAIEDLGFETPTPIQEQAFSVVRSGKDVVGIAQTGTGKTFAYMLPILRDLKFSKQQHPRILVLVPTRELVLQVVDEIEKLATYINVRVLGVYGGTNINTQKQAILQGQDIIVATPGRLYDLGLSNALKLKSIQKLVIDEVDVMLDLGFRFQLMNIFDIIPERRQNILFSATMTEDVDHLIYDFFKNPEKISVAVSGTPLDNIEQVSYNIPNFFTKVNLLHHLLRDKEIYSKVLIFVGFKRTADLLFKHLEEVFNDEMCVIHSNKTQNYRIRSIRQFDEGKNRILLATDVMARGLDFENVSHVINFDTPDFPENYMHRIGRTGRAEKAGKTLLFSTEKEQESKQKIEKLMNYKIPVLELPEAVEISKLLTEDERPREDQGISKNRTGLEYVPGPAFHEKSEKNSKTNQGGSYRREIAKKYKKPKTRGDKNYNKRNKKK; from the coding sequence ATGACCTTCGAAGATTTAGACTTATCTAAACAACTCCATTACGCAATTGAAGATTTGGGTTTTGAGACACCAACTCCAATTCAAGAACAAGCATTTTCTGTAGTAAGATCAGGAAAAGATGTTGTGGGAATTGCGCAAACAGGTACAGGAAAAACCTTTGCGTACATGTTGCCAATTCTTCGAGATTTAAAGTTTTCTAAGCAACAACATCCAAGAATTTTGGTATTGGTACCTACTCGCGAGCTGGTTTTACAAGTGGTAGATGAGATTGAGAAATTAGCAACATATATTAATGTTCGTGTTTTAGGAGTTTATGGTGGTACAAACATCAACACCCAAAAACAAGCCATTTTACAGGGGCAAGATATTATTGTGGCAACTCCAGGACGTTTGTACGATTTAGGGTTGAGCAATGCTTTAAAGCTAAAATCGATTCAGAAATTGGTGATAGATGAAGTAGATGTAATGTTAGATTTAGGTTTTCGTTTTCAATTGATGAATATTTTTGACATTATTCCAGAAAGAAGGCAAAACATACTGTTTTCTGCAACTATGACAGAAGATGTAGATCATTTAATTTACGATTTCTTTAAAAATCCTGAGAAAATTTCGGTGGCAGTTAGTGGAACTCCGTTAGATAATATCGAACAAGTTTCTTATAATATTCCTAATTTTTTTACAAAGGTAAACTTATTACATCATCTTTTAAGAGACAAGGAAATCTATAGCAAAGTGTTGATTTTTGTTGGTTTCAAAAGAACTGCAGATTTGCTATTTAAGCATTTAGAAGAAGTTTTTAATGATGAAATGTGTGTAATCCATTCCAATAAAACACAAAATTATAGAATTCGTTCTATAAGACAGTTTGATGAAGGGAAAAACCGAATTTTGTTAGCTACAGATGTAATGGCTCGTGGATTAGATTTTGAGAATGTTTCGCACGTAATTAATTTTGATACGCCAGATTTTCCTGAAAATTACATGCATAGAATTGGTAGAACTGGTCGTGCAGAAAAAGCAGGAAAAACATTATTATTCTCTACAGAAAAAGAGCAAGAAAGCAAGCAGAAAATAGAAAAATTAATGAATTACAAAATTCCTGTTTTGGAACTTCCAGAAGCAGTAGAGATTTCGAAATTGTTAACCGAAGACGAACGACCAAGAGAAGATCAAGGCATTTCTAAAAACAGAACTGGTTTAGAATATGTTCCTGGACCTGCTTTTCATGAAAAAAGTGAAAAGAATAGTAAAACCAACCAAGGTGGTTCTTACAGAAGAGAAATTGCAAAGAAATATAAGAAGCCAAAAACGCGTGGCGATAAAAATTACAACAAAAGAAACAAGAAAAAATAA
- the fbaA gene encoding class II fructose-bisphosphate aldolase, which yields MSHNIKPGVATGKEVQEIFKLAKAKGFALPAVNVVGSSTINGVLETARDLNAPVIIQFSNGGAQFNAGKGLSNQNEKAAIAGGIAGAKHVHELAVAYGVPVILHTDHCAKKLLPWIDGLLDASEKHFQETGKPLYSSHMIDLSEEPIEENIEICKTYLARMSKMGMTLEIELGITGGEEDGVDNSDVDASKLYTQPEEVAYAYEELMKVSPQFTIAAAFGNVHGVYKPGNVKLTPKILKNSQEFITKKYGVEENHIDFVFHGGSGSTLEEIRESIGYGVIKMNIDTDLQFAFTEGIRDYMQEKAAYLATQIGNPDGADQPNKKYYDPRKWLRLGEETFTIRLKQAFQDLNNVDTL from the coding sequence ATGAGTCATAACATAAAACCAGGAGTTGCAACAGGAAAAGAAGTTCAAGAAATTTTTAAACTAGCCAAAGCAAAAGGTTTTGCATTACCAGCTGTAAATGTTGTTGGTTCTAGTACTATAAATGGAGTTTTAGAAACTGCAAGAGATTTAAATGCGCCAGTAATTATTCAATTTTCGAATGGTGGAGCACAATTTAATGCAGGTAAAGGCTTATCTAACCAGAACGAAAAAGCAGCAATTGCTGGTGGAATTGCAGGTGCAAAACACGTACATGAATTAGCTGTAGCTTATGGAGTTCCAGTAATCTTACATACAGACCATTGTGCGAAAAAATTATTACCTTGGATAGATGGTTTATTAGATGCTTCAGAAAAGCATTTCCAAGAAACTGGAAAGCCTTTGTACAGCTCACACATGATCGATTTATCTGAAGAGCCAATTGAAGAAAATATAGAAATTTGTAAAACATACTTAGCTAGAATGAGCAAAATGGGTATGACTTTAGAAATAGAACTAGGAATTACTGGTGGAGAAGAAGATGGTGTCGATAATTCGGACGTAGATGCTTCTAAATTATACACACAACCAGAAGAAGTTGCTTATGCTTACGAAGAGTTAATGAAAGTTTCTCCTCAATTTACAATTGCAGCTGCATTTGGAAACGTGCATGGAGTTTATAAGCCAGGAAACGTAAAATTAACACCAAAAATTTTAAAGAATTCTCAAGAATTTATCACAAAAAAATATGGTGTCGAAGAAAATCATATCGATTTTGTATTTCATGGAGGTTCTGGTTCTACCTTAGAAGAAATTAGAGAATCTATTGGTTATGGTGTTATAAAAATGAACATCGATACAGATTTGCAATTTGCTTTTACAGAAGGTATTAGAGATTATATGCAAGAAAAGGCAGCTTATTTGGCAACACAAATTGGTAATCCAGATGGAGCAGATCAACCAAATAAGAAATATTACGATCCAAGAAAATGGTTGCGTTTAGGAGAAGAAACATTTACTATACGCTTAAAGCAAGCATTCCAAGACTTAAACAATGTAGATACTTTATAA
- a CDS encoding TatD family hydrolase: MITDTHTHLYSDQFDEDRETMMQRAKEAGISRFFIPAIDSSYTQRMLDLEAKYPYDVYLMMGLHPTSVKDNYLDELAHVREWIDKKEFYAIGEIGIDLYWDKSFLAQQQEAFRTQIQWAKEKKLPIVIHCRDAFDEIFEVLETEKSDDLHGIFHCFTGTKEQAEKAISYNMKLGIGGVATFKNGKIDKFLNEIDLQHIVLETDAPYLAPTPYRGKRNESSYITNVIDKLVDIYELSFKEIAEITTQNSKEVFGV, encoded by the coding sequence ATGATTACAGATACACACACACATTTATATTCAGATCAGTTCGACGAGGACAGAGAAACCATGATGCAACGTGCTAAAGAAGCAGGAATTTCTCGTTTTTTTATTCCAGCAATCGATTCTTCTTACACGCAAAGAATGTTAGATTTGGAAGCAAAATATCCTTACGATGTGTATTTAATGATGGGATTGCACCCAACTTCTGTAAAAGACAATTATTTAGATGAATTGGCACACGTTCGTGAATGGATCGATAAAAAAGAGTTTTATGCCATTGGCGAAATTGGTATCGATTTGTATTGGGACAAGTCTTTTCTTGCTCAACAGCAAGAAGCTTTTAGAACACAAATTCAATGGGCGAAAGAAAAAAAACTACCAATTGTAATACATTGCAGAGATGCTTTTGATGAAATTTTTGAAGTCTTAGAAACAGAAAAAAGTGACGATTTACATGGAATTTTCCACTGTTTTACAGGAACAAAAGAGCAAGCAGAAAAAGCAATTTCTTACAATATGAAATTAGGAATTGGTGGAGTTGCCACTTTTAAAAACGGAAAAATTGATAAGTTTCTGAATGAAATAGATTTACAACACATAGTTTTAGAGACAGATGCACCTTATTTAGCACCAACTCCTTACAGAGGAAAAAGAAATGAAAGTTCTTATATTACCAATGTTATTGATAAATTAGTTGATATTTATGAGCTTTCTTTTAAAGAAATTGCTGAAATTACGACACAGAATTCGAAAGAAGTTTTTGGAGTATAG
- a CDS encoding Na(+)-translocating NADH-quinone reductase subunit F, which produces MQVLTAQELHNLAMNIVGEKLEKMGYEFQAINSTLKRHPQFVLFKKGEPTIFVLVKATNNIQNPNNYDVLWMETFKEHAKKQNAKVWFAGVGIANSASVETPVFKDQPYYVAFEDFIKILE; this is translated from the coding sequence ATGCAAGTTTTAACAGCGCAAGAATTGCATAATTTGGCAATGAATATTGTAGGAGAGAAGCTCGAAAAAATGGGGTATGAGTTTCAAGCAATTAATAGTACTTTAAAAAGACATCCGCAATTTGTATTGTTTAAAAAAGGAGAACCTACCATTTTTGTTTTGGTAAAAGCGACTAACAATATCCAAAACCCGAATAATTACGATGTTTTATGGATGGAAACATTTAAAGAACACGCAAAAAAGCAAAACGCAAAAGTTTGGTTTGCAGGAGTTGGAATCGCAAATTCAGCAAGTGTAGAAACGCCCGTTTTTAAAGACCAGCCTTATTATGTTGCTTTCGAAGATTTTATTAAAATTTTAGAGTAG
- a CDS encoding lycopene cyclase family protein: protein MVKYDYIIAGAGCAGLSLLYRLLQDPVLQNRSILMVDKDDKKNNDRTWCYWEKEPGLFESIVHAKWNTLEFLSTDFEEKLDLGAYTYKMIQGIDFYNFVLDSAKKFSNVTFLQKNIISINSDENSAILKTENTSYFANYIFNSTSIFNPKITEENSLLQHFKGWVIKTEKPSFNPEVGRLMDFRLSQENGATFMYVLPTSKTEALVEYTLFSPTLLEKEKYSLELQKYISQELNINDYEITHEEFGVIPMSLAKFEHNPEKNIINLGTAGGFTKASSGYTFQFIQKNVVEIVANLKVDKNPNRPLSFTQKKFNWYDRTLIDVLLSKKLTGKDIFTKMFKKISAEKILAFLGNESTILEDISIMKTLPLKPFLVSGIKQLKTKEN from the coding sequence ATGGTAAAATACGATTACATAATTGCTGGTGCTGGTTGTGCAGGTTTAAGTCTCTTGTATCGTCTTTTGCAAGATCCTGTTCTACAGAATCGTTCTATTTTAATGGTGGATAAAGATGATAAAAAAAACAACGATAGAACTTGGTGTTATTGGGAAAAAGAACCTGGTTTATTCGAATCGATTGTCCACGCAAAATGGAACACTTTAGAGTTTTTATCTACCGATTTTGAAGAAAAATTAGACTTGGGTGCTTACACTTATAAAATGATTCAAGGAATTGATTTTTACAACTTTGTACTTGATTCTGCAAAGAAGTTTAGCAATGTAACTTTCTTACAAAAAAACATTATTTCTATTAATTCTGATGAAAATTCAGCAATTTTAAAAACAGAAAATACTTCTTATTTTGCAAACTATATTTTTAATTCTACAAGTATTTTCAACCCTAAAATAACTGAGGAAAATTCACTTTTACAACATTTTAAAGGTTGGGTTATTAAAACCGAAAAACCTTCTTTTAATCCTGAAGTTGGTCGTTTGATGGATTTTAGACTTTCACAAGAAAATGGCGCCACTTTTATGTATGTTTTACCCACCTCAAAAACGGAAGCTTTGGTGGAATATACCTTATTTAGCCCTACTCTATTGGAAAAAGAAAAATATTCTTTGGAGTTACAAAAATACATTAGCCAAGAATTAAATATTAATGATTATGAGATTACGCACGAAGAATTTGGAGTTATACCCATGTCTTTGGCAAAATTCGAGCATAATCCAGAGAAAAACATCATAAATCTAGGAACTGCTGGTGGTTTTACAAAAGCAAGTAGTGGCTACACGTTTCAATTTATCCAAAAAAATGTTGTTGAAATTGTAGCAAATTTAAAGGTTGATAAAAATCCAAATCGCCCATTATCGTTTACTCAAAAAAAGTTTAATTGGTACGACAGAACCCTAATTGATGTTTTACTATCAAAAAAACTAACAGGAAAAGATATTTTTACAAAAATGTTTAAAAAAATATCCGCAGAAAAAATATTGGCTTTTTTAGGAAATGAAAGCACCATTTTAGAAGATATTTCTATTATGAAAACCCTGCCTTTAAAACCATTTTTGGTTTCTGGGATTAAGCAATTGAAAACTAAAGAAAACTAA
- a CDS encoding DUF3575 domain-containing protein, translating to MRKYILIFLLLVTTFTSIAQEKEKEGVYPQDIAKKTEVKINVLTLLAGKWIDVSYENLINEESSFGIAATINTDTNKTNLKYSLTPYYRRYFSEKFARGFFVEGFGMLFSAKDRAFSNDTRNSEFETGFGVGVSVGGKFVSKRGFTTELLLGVGRNLGKSENNSVIGRLGISVGYRF from the coding sequence ATGAGAAAATACATACTAATATTTTTACTTTTAGTTACTACTTTTACTTCAATTGCTCAAGAAAAGGAGAAAGAGGGAGTATACCCTCAAGACATTGCTAAAAAAACAGAAGTTAAAATAAATGTTTTAACACTTTTAGCTGGAAAATGGATTGATGTCTCCTATGAAAATTTAATTAACGAAGAATCTTCATTTGGTATTGCTGCTACTATCAATACAGATACAAATAAAACTAATTTAAAATACTCTTTAACACCTTATTATAGACGTTATTTTTCAGAAAAATTTGCGCGTGGTTTTTTTGTAGAAGGCTTTGGTATGCTTTTTTCCGCAAAGGATAGAGCTTTTTCGAATGATACTAGAAATTCCGAATTTGAAACAGGTTTTGGGGTAGGAGTTTCTGTTGGAGGAAAATTCGTATCTAAAAGAGGTTTTACAACAGAACTATTATTAGGTGTTGGAAGAAATTTGGGAAAGAGTGAAAACAATAGTGTAATAGGTAGATTAGGTATTTCTGTTGGTTACCGGTTTTAA
- the accD gene encoding acetyl-CoA carboxylase, carboxyltransferase subunit beta, with protein MAWFKRTDKGIQTATEDKKDTPKGLWYKTPSGKIIDTEELKRNLYVSPEDGYHVRIGSKEYFELFFDDNKFKELNKSLTSKDPLKFEDTKKYPDRLKAAQEKTKLNDAVRTAVGKSLGKDLVIAAMDFAFIGGSMGSVVGEKIARAIDYSIKNKIPFLMVSKSGGARMMEASLSLMQLVKTSAKLAQLAEVKIPYISLCTDPTTGGTTASYAMLGDINIAEPNALIAFAGPRVVKDTTGKDLPEGFQKSEFVLEHGFLDAIYERKDLKKQINLYIDLIQNLPIRKPEVIL; from the coding sequence ATGGCTTGGTTTAAAAGAACAGATAAAGGTATACAAACTGCAACAGAAGATAAAAAAGACACTCCTAAAGGTCTTTGGTACAAAACTCCTAGTGGTAAAATAATAGATACAGAAGAATTAAAAAGAAACTTATATGTAAGTCCAGAAGATGGTTACCATGTAAGAATTGGAAGTAAAGAATATTTCGAACTTTTTTTTGATGATAATAAATTTAAGGAATTAAACAAATCTTTAACTTCTAAAGATCCTTTAAAATTTGAAGACACAAAAAAGTATCCAGACAGATTAAAAGCGGCACAAGAAAAAACAAAATTAAACGACGCTGTAAGAACAGCTGTTGGTAAATCTTTAGGAAAAGATTTGGTAATTGCAGCGATGGATTTTGCTTTTATTGGAGGTTCTATGGGATCTGTAGTTGGAGAAAAAATAGCCAGAGCCATAGATTATTCTATTAAAAATAAAATTCCTTTTTTAATGGTTTCTAAATCTGGAGGAGCAAGAATGATGGAAGCCTCGCTTTCGTTAATGCAATTAGTTAAAACATCTGCAAAATTAGCCCAGTTGGCAGAAGTTAAAATTCCATACATCTCTTTATGTACAGATCCAACAACAGGAGGTACAACAGCTTCTTATGCAATGTTAGGAGATATTAATATTGCAGAACCAAATGCATTAATAGCATTTGCAGGACCAAGAGTTGTAAAAGATACCACAGGAAAAGATTTACCAGAAGGTTTCCAAAAATCGGAATTTGTTTTAGAACATGGTTTCTTAGATGCCATTTACGAACGTAAAGACTTAAAGAAACAAATAAATTTATATATAGATTTAATACAAAATCTTCCAATTAGAAAACCAGAAGTAATATTATAA
- a CDS encoding methylated-DNA--[protein]-cysteine S-methyltransferase has translation MKLETTYYKTPIGTAKIVGDSNGIQSVSVLDDTEVSKNNFKEKIPDCLQDCVLQLEEYFNGERASFNLTVNPKGTTFQKKVWKALLEIPYGKTRSYLEQSKALGDVKAIRAVASANGKNPLWIVIPCHRVIGSDGSLTGYAGGIWRKKWLLAHENPTKQQSLF, from the coding sequence TTGAAATTAGAAACAACATATTACAAAACACCTATTGGAACTGCAAAAATTGTAGGAGATTCCAATGGAATACAATCTGTTTCTGTTTTAGATGATACTGAAGTTTCTAAAAATAATTTTAAAGAAAAAATTCCCGATTGTTTGCAAGATTGCGTGCTTCAATTAGAAGAATATTTTAACGGAGAAAGAGCCAGTTTTAACTTAACTGTCAACCCAAAAGGAACTACTTTTCAGAAAAAAGTATGGAAAGCCTTATTGGAAATTCCTTATGGAAAAACAAGAAGTTACTTAGAGCAAAGCAAAGCTTTGGGCGATGTAAAAGCAATAAGAGCTGTGGCTTCTGCAAATGGCAAAAATCCATTATGGATTGTAATTCCCTGCCACAGAGTAATTGGCTCAGATGGTTCTTTAACTGGTTATGCTGGCGGAATTTGGCGTAAAAAATGGTTGTTAGCACACGAAAATCCAACAAAACAACAATCGCTTTTTTAA
- a CDS encoding TrmH family RNA methyltransferase, producing MSLSKNQLKLITRLSQKKYRQKHKLFIAEGVKVVNELLNSSFKVVTIFCTNDFTCTIAEDKIIPISEIDLKKISNLKTPNKVLGIFKIPEEKQLVNKGLIIALDAINDPGNLGTIIRLCDWFGVTQLICSKDTVDCYNAKVVQASMGSLTRISIHYLALNTYLSETNLPTFIADMDGENVYKTSLPKEGVLIMGNEANGVSDDIKKIVSNKISIPRFGESQETESLNVATATAILLSEFSRFKV from the coding sequence TTGAGTCTTTCAAAAAATCAGCTTAAACTAATAACACGTTTATCACAAAAAAAGTATCGACAAAAGCATAAATTATTTATTGCTGAAGGCGTAAAAGTAGTGAATGAACTTTTAAATTCTTCTTTTAAAGTCGTTACTATTTTTTGTACTAACGATTTTACTTGTACTATTGCTGAAGACAAAATTATTCCTATTTCTGAAATTGATTTAAAAAAAATAAGTAATTTAAAAACACCCAATAAAGTTCTAGGTATTTTTAAAATTCCCGAAGAAAAACAACTTGTAAATAAAGGTTTAATAATTGCTTTAGATGCAATAAACGATCCTGGTAATTTAGGTACTATTATTCGTTTGTGTGATTGGTTTGGGGTAACACAATTAATTTGTTCTAAAGACACTGTAGATTGTTATAATGCCAAGGTTGTACAGGCTTCTATGGGTTCTTTAACAAGAATTTCTATCCATTACTTAGCGTTGAATACTTATTTGTCTGAAACAAATTTACCCACATTTATAGCAGATATGGATGGCGAAAATGTTTATAAAACCAGTTTGCCAAAAGAAGGTGTTTTAATTATGGGAAATGAGGCAAATGGAGTTTCAGATGACATAAAAAAAATCGTTTCTAATAAAATTTCCATTCCACGTTTTGGTGAAAGCCAAGAAACAGAAAGTTTAAATGTTGCAACTGCAACTGCTATTTTATTGAGCGAGTTTTCTCGATTTAAGGTTTAA